The following proteins are co-located in the Bosea sp. AS-1 genome:
- a CDS encoding DUF374 domain-containing protein yields MHSGSGQSVALAGRALHAYLNLVRRTTRFKPTIPGACPWERSREPFIALTWRGQRMLSLAALAGSPPIAILTSGQSDGTAMASAVERAGFRTIRGPGRQNRPVVHAGRPAPAFFEMRKALRDGTSIVLPADTPEVPCLAGTCAVQLARVSGRPIYLFAAVTSARFNLDEQDRASIALPFGRGCIVWSEPLYVRKAADEGEIELIAMDIADRLDDLHASAYQSLLRKRWV; encoded by the coding sequence ATGCATTCTGGCTCAGGCCAGTCAGTGGCGCTCGCCGGCCGCGCCTTGCACGCCTATCTCAACCTCGTCCGGCGTACGACCCGCTTCAAGCCGACGATCCCCGGCGCCTGCCCTTGGGAGCGCAGCCGCGAGCCCTTCATCGCTCTGACCTGGCGCGGCCAGCGCATGCTGAGTCTCGCTGCTCTGGCGGGTTCCCCGCCGATTGCGATCCTGACATCGGGCCAATCCGACGGGACCGCGATGGCCAGCGCCGTCGAACGGGCGGGCTTTCGAACCATCCGCGGCCCGGGCAGGCAGAACCGCCCCGTGGTGCACGCAGGGCGGCCCGCTCCGGCCTTCTTCGAAATGCGCAAAGCCCTGCGGGACGGCACCAGCATCGTGCTTCCGGCCGACACGCCCGAGGTGCCATGCCTCGCCGGCACGTGTGCGGTCCAGCTTGCCCGTGTATCCGGCCGCCCGATCTACCTTTTCGCAGCCGTCACCAGTGCGCGCTTCAATCTCGACGAGCAGGATCGCGCCAGCATCGCCCTGCCCTTCGGGCGTGGCTGCATCGTCTGGTCGGAGCCGCTCTATGTCCGCAAGGCTGCCGACGAGGGCGAGATCGAGCTGATCGCCATGGACATCGCGGACCGCCTCGATGATCTCCACGCCAGCGCCTATCAGTCGCTGCTGCGGAAACGCTGGGTTTGA